A stretch of DNA from Saccharospirillum mangrovi:
GTGGATGTCGGCGTCGAATTTTACGTGGCGGTGCGCAGTGAACGCTCGGCAGTCGGGCGTGCTGCTCAGACATTGGGCAATCGCACTTTCGATGCCGCGCGCTTGCGCGACTTGATTGAAGGCAAGTTGGTCGACGCGTTACGCGCTGTGGCTGCACGTTACAGCCTCGACGATCTGCACGAAAAGCGCGGCGATTTTGTGCGCGATGTGAAGTCGGCGTTGGAGTCGACACTCGAAGGCAACGGCCTGGCGTTGGAAAGCGTGTCGTTGACCGATATGGACCAGACGCCGTTCACCGATCTCGACGAAAACAACGCCTTCAATGCCGCCGGTATGCGCAAGTTGTCGGAGCTGATTGCGCGCTCGAAAAAAGAACGCGCCGACATCGATGCCGACGCCGAAATGGCGGTGCGCCAGTCGGCGTTGACGCTCGCCAAACGCAAGCTCGATCTGCAACTGGAAGAAGAACGCGCGCGCATTGAACAGACGCAACAGATTGAATTACTGAAAGCGTCGCAACTGGCCGAAGTCGCCGCGCGCAAAGCCGACAGCGAACGCGCCATTGCCGCCAGCCGCATCGAGATGGAACGCGCCATTACCGAGGCAACACTGAAACGCGACATCGACTTGCACGCCCAACGCGAAGCCGAACGCCAGGCACGAATTCGTCTGGATGGCGTCGAAGCACAAGCGGTGGCCGCGCACGAAAAAGTCGCCACCGATAAAGCCGTCTATGAAGCCGAACGCGCCCAACGCGTGGCAGCATTGAAAGCCGACGAAGCCGCCGCTGCACGCATCGCCAGTGCGAAAGCCCTGCAAGCCGAACTGGAAGCCGAAGCCGAGGGCCGGCGCGCTTTGGTGCAGGCGGAAAACGGCATGAGCGACAG
This window harbors:
- a CDS encoding flotillin family protein gives rise to the protein MANSLIWVLVTLVVLAIVIAILARFYQRGTTEVALVRTGFGGRKVALDAGLLAIPYFNNVTRVNMQTLRLEVKRAGNASLITKDRLRVDVGVEFYVAVRSERSAVGRAAQTLGNRTFDAARLRDLIEGKLVDALRAVAARYSLDDLHEKRGDFVRDVKSALESTLEGNGLALESVSLTDMDQTPFTDLDENNAFNAAGMRKLSELIARSKKERADIDADAEMAVRQSALTLAKRKLDLQLEEERARIEQTQQIELLKASQLAEVAARKADSERAIAASRIEMERAITEATLKRDIDLHAQREAERQARIRLDGVEAQAVAAHEKVATDKAVYEAERAQRVAALKADEAAAARIASAKALQAELEAEAEGRRALVQAENGMSDSLMAMKTEQARLDALPKAIGEMVKPAEKIESIRIHQITGLGQPLGSDGNRVGERSASNAALDAILGLAVQLPALRKLGEELGLSMDSSLQSLSGDKKG